The genomic stretch CCGCATAGTCGACGACTCCTCTTGCCGTAAAGTGTCTAAAACTCTAGTAGCTGGCCCTTCAGTCTCCATCATCACAGAAGGGATAGATGCACCAACATCGGCCTCCACCAACCTCGGAATCTTGACACCGGCTCGGCCTCGTCTCCGATGACAATAGTCGTTTTCTTACATAGGGTAAAATCACCTTCCATTATGTCGACGGCTCGGGCGACCCCATTACTAGTATCCGTAGATCTCCTCTTACGAAGCATCAAACCTTCCTCGCCAGGTGTCGGCTCCTCGTCGTCTTCGTCTATAAGATGGTATAATAATAGGCCGAAGAAAGAGCAGGATTGGAAGTACCAACAAGAGGGGCCGAGGCATGAGTGGTGGCAGCAACGTTCGAAGGAGGAACCGGGGCAGGAGCAAAAGAGGACATAGTCGAGGAGGGGATGGAAGCCGAAGCCTTTGCATCTTCCTCTTTCCGAACACGGGGGCGGGAGCTTTCGACTTCTTTGAGGACCCCCTGGCTGAATTAAGGAAAATACAAAGGAAAACGAAAATCATCCAAATCAtacccaaaaagggaaataactgagaagccaataataaaaataacTTACTAGTCGAAGGGAGATGGGGGCCAAACCTTTTGAAGAAGCTCGACCACTCGCGTATCCTCACAATATGAGGAAGAAGCCAACCCACCCAGTCGAAAATGACATCAACCAAAAGGGGGAAGTGAGCATATAGCTGCAGAAAATGGGAGGTTAGAATCACGGACAAATATGGCAGGAAATTAGATACTTACAAATAGGGAAGTCATGTACTTACGAGCACAATTTCAAGCCTCAGGAAAACCATCAGCATTGGACACAATGTCCTTAGTTCTTACAAAGAAGAAGTTGAGCCAGAATTGGCGGTTTGCCTTATCATCCATTTTAGCACCAAGCACTTACCTCCGCGATGGCAAATATTCAACATTGTCCCTTTATAAAAGATGGGGGTAAACAGGTGGGTCAAATGTCAAAGTGTGAGTTCAACCCTAGCCAACTCTGAACAATTAGTGATCATCCTCATGAGTTTGTAAACGTATGGCGCGAGCTGAGCCAGACAAACACCGTAATAGCGATAGAACTCCTCCGCTATTGGAAGGAGATGAAGAGCGTAGTGGACGTAGAAGGGGTAGGCGTAGAAGGCTTAATACCCAGGGTGGTGAACCTACACCACATCCCACCCGGTAGGGATCAACTTGATGTGGTTGGGAGGCCGTATTTAGCCTTAAGCTCTACCAAATCAGCCTCTTTCATCACTGATTTAAAGGTTCTAGGGTCGGCTTCAAGCAATTTTGAGAAATCAGACCTATTATCAAGCTTATGAGGAACTATCTCCTCCACCGTTGGGAAGCCTCCATCCTCGGCGATGGCGATGTGGATGTTCTTCGCATGAGGGGGAAACACTATCAATAGAGGAACCACATCACTTCCCTCGCTAGACTCAGAAGGTATATTGGACATATTTGTACATAAGAGAAAGAATTACCGAACAATGGAGGATTGAAAACAATGAGAATTGGTGGAACAGAGGGGGAAAATGCACAACAATGGGAGAGAAGGGAGAAGATATAGGGTTTTGATACAAGAACTCTGAAAACTTTTGAGTTATACCCTCATATTCCTATTTATAAAGATTCAGGCatcaaaaaactaaaaaatcaacTCATCATTATTGGCACCGGAATAGAAGCGGCAGGTCCAATCAGGAATCACACGTAAAATGAAGCAACACATCGGGAATACGCGTCATGATGACATATGACATCATGACATCATCCTGAGTCATGGACGGCACCACCCCAACAAACCGACCATGTAATGAAGCGTTCAAAATCCGTGGTTCATGAAAGGCCACATCGCTAGTTTGCCCAATCATTTTGACCGTAATGAACATAATGTGCTCATCATGCCCGCTTGAGGCCAATCTTAATAAGAggaactgtatgggtcaaaattcgCCTTTAGAATATTCAGGCCGAGATAACATTATGAGAGGGATCCTCAAGTCATCAATTAAGATGGTCCGGAAACCCACACAAGCCTGTGGTCGAGGAGTCGAGGAGAGCCGCAGTCAAGGCACCAACAAGGATCAAGGTCGAAGTCGAGTACCGGCGATAGAGCTATAACGGCTAGTTTTCAAGATAGGATCTgaaagagaatattctagtggatattctAGCGAATATTCTTTACATTTGTACTATTAGGGTTTCTTGGGAAAATATTCCATACAAATAGAAAAAGGAGACAAAATAGAGGAGCACGTGAGATTCATTTGTAAGAATATCACTTTTACAAAGATTCTATCTTCACTCAATACAAAGATCTACTTTTTATTGAGATTCTTATCTACCCTTTACCATCAGATCCGAGAAATTCTTGGTTATTCTAGGATTTGTCACTTCAATCATTGTCAGATGGAAGGTTCATTTATTTCACCTTTTATTGATTGAATCGATCATTCCTCTTATCTACTTAAATGCTATTTATTATTGTTCATTGAATATTATATGTTACAGTACCACTGTTCTTGATTTTTCAAAGCATTTAACTCATAGTGTCACTGCTATCCGCATAAACGATTATCAACTACTTTTTCTGATATTAAGATCTAAGGATATTATTCTTAATTAGGATTAACCTTTGtttatataaatttaattatttgaacCAAGATTTATATTTTTGATCAAACAATTAACTTATAAAAGCATTAATGCTTTGGTACTAGGAACAGCTAATAAGTTTATGTACTATTATCATGGTCCAAATAGAATATTAAAATCTGCTCTTGAACGCTACGACCTAAGATAATTCGGGGTGGCATCGCGTCTCCCCTGTGAGACGATAATGCACTCAACAAATTGCAGTTAAATACTCTTTTGCCTAACAACTAGTTAGCATATAAATATGTGTAAATAGAAGTAGGAACCTCAGCTATTATTGAAAAAGATTTAGCAATGGAAGTTCTGAtttccctttttctcttttcGTTAACTTGTGTGTCAGCAATTCTTGAATGTCCAAAATGTGGCATCATGGATGTGCCAGACCCTCTTAGTACTAGTGATAAATGTGGGAATCCAAGCTACAGAATTCACTGCAAAAATGGTAGCTTAGAATTCTTGTCTGCTGAAGGAATTTACTACAAAATCCTCAGCATAAACCCAAATGCATTTAGACTTATTATTAGTTCTCTCATGCAGAAAGACACTTGCCACTCTTTAGATCTTTCTGTAGGCGGCTTAAGAATTGATGAAAACTCTCCCTTCAATATATCATCGCGGAATACTGTTATGTTATTAAACTGCTCAGAGAGAATTCTTTTATCCCCATTGAACTGCTCTTTAAATAGTCCTTGCAGGAagtttgagaatgaatttaaggATTGTAGAGATACAGTATGCTGCAGTTACCTGAAGGTGGCTTCTAAGACTTCTCATAGAATTAGGGTTAGGGTTGGTGGCTGCACAGCGTATACTTCTGTGGTGGATTTGAAGGCAGGAGACCCTATCAATGCTTGGAAGTATGGCGTTGAGCTCCAATGGCTATCCCCTAAATGAAAATGGTTAACTGTTGGTTGAAAGATCAATAACATAATGCTGCAATATATTTATTCTTAGTCTCTTCTCTAATTAGATCCAGTCTGCCTTATGCTGATAATTAACATCATATGCTGatctgaaaagcacttttaagtgtAGTAGTGATGTGTTTGAACATAAGTGTACTTGCAGTTTAATTTCTGTCGTCATATccctcctctttttttttttttcttaagtAAAGATTTTATTTACCAAGTATAATTACGCACCATATCCCTCCTCTTATCTGCACGATAATGGTATTCTAaaatttcaagttgaaaagtCCTCACTCGCTACGCCCCACGAAATTTTCAACACGTCATAAAGTTTATGTGGCTTGAGTTAAGTATCACAAGCTGCTTGAAAGGAAAATTTGATGAGTTATTTCATAAGTATGGTCATTGTTACTTTGTGCAACGATTTTGAGGTAGGATTAAGCTGAAATATTTTGGTTTGCTttagatcatgtaacaaaaagaatttggaagaacattTAAGAGTTGTGATGAGGCAGCGACGTTTTAAGGAAATTTAGTTACACATACTGGTGGAATGAATGAGAGAATAAGGAACCAAACCCACCATTTATGCAAAGGTTCGTTATGTACGTAGTAGTATTTTAGGAGACAACTACACAAGACATTATTggagttttttcttctttttttgggggGACCAAAAACCATACCTCCGATAATACAAGCGAAAAAGGAATACAAGGGCGGGGGTGTGGACAAAAAGGGAGTTGCCCTTCAAACAAATTAGctcacaaaagaaaaaaaggtacCCTGATCAAATAAGGATTCTAAAATTCTAAAATAAGGATCCTTATATATTCAAAGACTTTAACCTATACCCTTTTTATGAGATCTGATTCTAAAATTTGGTGAACCAGTCCTATCCATAATATAAATTCCTCTAGCAGCTCGAGAAGTTCATTAGTATTAGAGTTTGCAATACTAATGAACTGTATTTAGCAACTGTTCATTAGTATTGGAAGTTCATTGCAAGCTGTAATTAATTAGCAACTTAATTCTCGTATACTGTATACATGAGAATATTGTTGCTGAAAATAAACGCAGCTATCAAATTTTGAGTCCCCAATGAACTTTGCAAGGATGGCAAGAGGCCTAAGAAAAATGTTTCAAGCCCTAAAAATACGTATATTTTTTCGGGACTTCTTCCTATAAATATATAATTAGGATAATATTTACTTATTTATAAAAGAGATAATGACACATAAGTGTATGACTAAAAAGAGTTAAGTCCTTTTTAGTTAAACCAATTTAATGAATGGATAAGGCGTAAATCCTAGCCgaagataattaactctagattaATGGATGATAAATAAGAAAAGTTGAGTAAGGTTAAGCTCATGAACTCAATAAGATAATGGAAAAAATCTAATGTATACGTTGAGCTTACATTCATTCTTGACATCGTTACTCCACAATGTaagataaagaagaaagaaagaatttACCATTAATGACCATGGGGTGTGTCTTTATTCATTCTGTAACGATGGCTACAGAAGATAAATAGCAAGGTTTTGAACCTTCTCTCATTTTGTAGATGGATTCTCCGATTCCCTTCCTCTGTTAGTGAAAGAGTGTGTGATTTGTCAAAATCCCCCCTTTCTTCGTTCTCACACCTAGTATATATACTAGGTATTCTCATTTACACAACGGTTATTAGCCAGAGCACCTAAGTTATTTAACTGTATTACAGACTGACCCTCTGAAATGTCGTAACATCCAATTCACCGTACAAGCATTTTGAGCACACGGCCTCGGTCGTGGCCAAGGTGCTTGTCGTTATAGCGTTGTACGAATACGACTTCGGCCCATGTGACTGCCGTTCCTTTTCACGCAAATTCTTGTTTGGTCATATttcgacccatacagttagtccctccccCTATTGGGGTTGTCGTTTGGCAAGATTGATGGCCGGACTCTATTGATTCGAAAGTTGTGAGAAATCTAAGCACTTTGAGCGATGGGCAAGTACCTCGTGGCGAGGTAGCGACGTGACATTTCGAGAGCTGCATCAGACCATCACGTCAGTTCAGAATGTCATTAAACTCCTCATGCGTCATTATGGAGCACGTTTTCTATGCGTTGCATCGTTTCCCGTGccctttttattattttcaaaaaatggcgGCGCTTAGTTTCCCTGCCCAGAATACTCGTATCCCTATAAATAGGAAAAGTTCCCCATTCGAATGCAGTGTCCCCCAATCGTTCACAGGAAAACCTTAAGtcattccttcttcttctccagTCCCTCGTATTTCCTTTTTTGCTAACAGTTCTCGTGGTTATTACCTTCCTTTCTTTACATTCCCGATTTGTACAATCAACCAAAGAGATGGCTAGTACATCTTCCAACCCTGATAGAGTCGTTGGTGCCCCGGTATCGGAAAACGATACACCACCACTCGAAGAGGGAGTGGCTATGGTGGAGGATGAAAGTTTTCCGACGGTGGATGAAGTGGTCCCCCGCCCAGGGAAGGCAAGGACCGAGTTCAAGAGCCCTGCTCAGGATGAGTTTGAACCTATTATTTCTATGAGGGATGCCGCGATGCTCACGTCATTTAACACCAAATGGAGAATCCCTGATCACATTGAACTAGTTCCGGCGGGTCGTGGCATAGTGCATATACACCGCCTGGGCTACTGTGCATTTTACGTATATCCATTTGTCAACGGATACACGCTTCCCCTTCCTTCCTTGGCGGTGGACTTCTGCCGCTTCTATGAAGTGTGTCCGGCTCAACTTTCTTCATACGTATACAAACTCTTCCTTATGCTTATCAAGTACACGGAGCTGGCCGATCGGGAAATTTATCCACAACACATGCTTCACCTCTTCGTTCCCCATTTTTATAGGGGCACGATGATTCACCTTCGTCACCGAGGAACCAAGGGTTTGGTGGTGAATATGGATGACAAGGCCAATCGCTGCTTCTAGGAGAATTTCTTCTATGTCAAATAGTGCACGTGGTATCGAACCCCCTAGGTTTACTGAGGCGTGGAATTTCGCCCATAGGTcttcctttctttttatttttttttgaatggtTGTTGGTCGTGTCCCTTTAGTGATCTCGTCGAGTGTTTTTGTAACGATCCGGCCAATTGTTTTGAGAATTAATGCTCCGATCCCCTATCAACTACTTttcccgtatttgtttctgctattatgATTTGCCGGAAAGATTTGatttgagtttcagagtgttttgggacatttagtccctaaatgagagcttaagctttagaattcgGACCATAGTTGGAATGGTGTGAAgatgacctcggaatggaattccgttgaTTCTGTTAgcttcattgggtgatttcgggcttagaggcgtgttcagattgtgttttggaggtccgtagcttatttaggcttgaaatgttgaaagttaaatttttgaagtttctggatcaatagtgagattttgatatcggggtccgACTCTGATTTCAAAAGTTGGAGTAAGTCTGTAGTGTTGAgtctgacttgtgtgcaaaatttgggatcaatcagacatggtttggttggttttggcatcgtttgtagaattcttgagatttcagTTTCATTAgacttggattggagggtgattcttggttttagtgttgtttaatgtgatttgagggttcgattgagttcgtatgatgttttaggattggttggtatatcTGGTTGAGATCCTGAGgacttcgggtgagtttcggatgcttaacgaaattgaatttggacttaggcaatTTCTAAAATTTTGCGGAACCTAttgtttttgcacctgcggatattggaccgcaggtgcggcaccgcaaaAGCGGTTTggcaaccgcagatgcggtctgaGGCTTGAAGGTTGTTGGTCGCAAATGCGGctcaaggaccgcagaagcgggagcgCATCTACGAGGAATGGAGCGCAGGTGCGGCGCTTGGGGGTTTAATGAAATTCCACAGGTGCAGGTCCCCAGCCGTAGAAGCGGGACCACAGAAGTGTTCCCTTGACCACAGATGcggtaatcgctgggcagaaataagaatttttgagggtttgagttcataacttcaaaaattgatttggagctcggtAGAAGGCGATTTATTGAGAGATTTTGAAGGAGAACTATTGGGTAACGAATTCTAACTCTAATTTGGTTCTAATACATTAATTTATTGTTAATTTTCTCATCTAATTAAGGAATTTAAGGGTAGAAGTTTGGAAATGGGGAAAAAGTTCCTCAATGGAAAATTTGAGTTTTGAATACAAATTTGATGTCAGATTGGGATGATTTTTGTACGattgaactcgtgagtgaatgggtgttcataacccataatttttacccgattccgagtcGTGGacccggggaggatttttgggcatttttcttATTTCTCGTTGTAGCTTCAAATTCATTAGTTATATTAGTTGCTTGTAGttttatttacattatgtaattaaATTGATTTGATTTGGGCCACTTGGAGTtggatactcatggcaagagcgtgatatcagattgatttttgagctggttcgaggtaagttgcttgcctaaccttgtgtgggggaactccccttaggattttggtactgttgttatatgaatgatgtgtacgtgaggtgacgagtgcgtacatgtgctaattgttgaaaatccctattttcattaagtaaatatctatgttttcttttaaCTAAGCAACACTAGTATATGAAGCCTCAtatttagcttaggaaagcatgcttatgtgacttaactgtcttacctgctttaactgcttacttggaTTTTGTGTAGCGTGTTTAGAGTAGAAATTTCCTATTTTCCTGATACTA from Nicotiana sylvestris chromosome 12, ASM39365v2, whole genome shotgun sequence encodes the following:
- the LOC104212085 gene encoding wall-associated receptor kinase-like 20 yields the protein MEVLISLFLFSLTCVSAILECPKCGIMDVPDPLSTSDKCGNPSYRIHCKNGSLEFLSAEGIYYKILSINPNAFRLIISSLMQKDTCHSLDLSVGGLRIDENSPFNISSRNTVMLLNCSERILLSPLNCSLNSPCRKFENEFKDCRDTVCCSYLKVASKTSHRIRVRVGGCTAYTSVVDLKAGDPINAWKYGVELQWLSPK